A single genomic interval of Seriola aureovittata isolate HTS-2021-v1 ecotype China chromosome 10, ASM2101889v1, whole genome shotgun sequence harbors:
- the slc7a10b gene encoding asc-type amino acid transporter 1, with product MDGQNGSSSICSRPHGAVTDDKKKRKKKEKKEEKEKIPDRVTLKKEIGLLSACTIIIGNIIGSGIFISPKGVLEHSGSVGLALVVWLLGGCIAALGSLCYAELGVTIPKSGGDYSYVTEIFGGLMGFLLLWSAVLIMYPTTLAVIALTFSSYVLQPVFPNCVPPYMATRMMSATCLLLLTWVNCSSVRMATRIQDAFTVGKLMALGLIIVVGLVQICNGNYEALTPQVAFSLDRTPSVGQIALAFLQASFAFSGWNFLNYVTEEVVEPRRNLPRAIYISIPLVTFVYTLTNIAYFSSMSPEELLSSNAVAVTFGEKLLGMFSVIMPISVALSTFGGINGYLFTSSRLCFSGAREGHLPSLLAMIHYKNCTPIPALLVCCTATIVILCIGETHNLINYVSFINYLSYGVTIAGLLYYRWKKPNLYRPIKVNLLVPVCYLMFWALLLGFSLYSEPVVCGVGLVIMLTGVPVYFLGVHWKEKPKCIYNFIERATYVGQRLCFVVFPQIDPIEVATPSEWTDRSSGRSSLSANS from the exons ATGGATGGACAgaacggcagcagcagcatctgctCTCGGCCGCACGGCGCCGTGACGGACgacaagaagaagaggaagaagaaggagaagaaggaggagaaggagaaaatcCCCGACAGAGTGACTCTGAAGAAGGAGATCGGGCTGCTGAGCGCGTGCACCATCATCATAG GGAACATCATCGGCTCCGGGATCTTCATCTCTCCGAAGGGGGTCCTGGAGCACTCGGGCTCGGTGGGTTTGGCGTTGGTGGTTTGGTTACTGGGAGGATGCATCGCCGCCTTGGGCTCCTTATGCTACGCTGAACTGGGCGTCACCATCCCCAAGTCTGGGGGGGACTACTCCTACGTCACGGAGATATTCGGTGGACTGATGGG GTTTCTCCTGCTGTGGAGCGCCGTCCTCATCATGTATCCGACCACGCTGGCCGTCATCGCCCTCACCTTCTCCAGCTACGTCCTGCAGCCCGTCTTCCCGAACTGTGTCCCTCCATACATGGCAACACGGATGATGTCTGCCACCTGTCTCC TGCTGCTGACCTGGGTGAACTGCTCCAGCGTCCGTATGGCCACCAGGATCCAGGACGCCTTCACTGTGGGGAAGCTGATGGCTCTGGGTCTCATCATTGTGGTCGGCCTGGTGCAGATCTGCAACG GGAACTACGAGGCTCTGACCCCACAGGTGGCCTTTTCCCTGGACAGGACGCCGTCGGTCGGGCAGATCGCTCTGGCCTTCCTCCAGGCGTCCTTCGCCTTCAGCGGCTGGAACTTCCTCAACTACGTCACGGAGGAAGTGGTCGAACCCAGACG GAATCTACCTCGTGCCATCTACATTTCCATTCCATTGGTGACCTTTGTGTACACGCTCACCAACATCGCCTACTTCTCCTCCATGTCGCCCGAGGAGCTGCTGTCGTCCAATGCCGTGGCTGTA ACGTTCGGGGAGAAGCTCCTGGGGATGTTCTCCGTCATCATGCCCATCTCCGTGGCTCTGTCCACCTTCGGAGGGATCAACGGTTACCTGTTCACCTCCTCCAG GTTGTGTTTCTCGGGGGCCAGAGAGGGTCACCTGCCCAGCCTGCTGGCCATGATCCACTATAAGAACTGCACACCCATCCCTGCTCTCCTGGTCTGC TGCACCGCCACCATCGTTATACTCTGCATCGGAGAAACACACAACCTGATCAACTACGTCTCCTTCATCAACTACCTGTCTTACGGCGTCACCATCGCGGGTCTGCTGTACTACCGCTGGAAGAAACCCAACCTGTACCGACCCATCAAG gtGAACCTGCTGGTCcctgtgtgttacctgatgTTCTGGGCGCTGCTGCTGGGTTTCAGTCTGTACTCGGAGCCCGTGGTCTGCGGCGTCGGTCTGGTCATCATGCTTACCGGCGTTCCCGTCTACTTCTTGGGTGTCCATTGGAAAGAAAAACCAAAGTGTATCTACAACTTCATTG AGCGGGCGACGTACGTGGGCCAGAGGTTGTGTTTCGTGGTCTTTCCTCAGATCGACCCCATCGAGGTCGCCACGCCCTCAGAATGGACTGACCGGTCATCAGGCAGGAGCAGTTTGTCTGCCAACTCTTAA
- the faap24 gene encoding Fanconi anemia core complex-associated protein 24 codes for MENKAPALLNAVPPHGHVIVSEKWRNSSLIQSLKGGGVKILFENELGVADFHLANKICILYVSECDIIAANSYKRKLVRYRNASSSFQKLVLVENTRLSEQYLSIVQKFVVFDLGLTLLPVSGQSEASQLITQIVHGDSRENPFRRTSSSRLLDPVVLSLVQQVPGVGRVKALALLQHFSSIRQLCNAAPSELEPIVGQAAAQQIHSFFNKPSAAGT; via the exons ATGGAGAACAAAGCTCCCGCGCTACTGAACGCGGTTCCTCCTCACGGACACGTTATTGTCAGCGAGAAGTGGAGAAACTCGTCCCTCATCCAAAGCCTGAAGG GTGGAGGTGTGAAAATCCTCTTTGAGAATGAGCTTGGTGTGGCAGATTTCCACCTTGCTAACAAAATCTGCATCCTGTATGTGTCTGAGTGCGACATCATAGCAGCAAACAGCTACAAGAGGAAACTGGTCCGCTATAGAAAT GCCAGCAGCAGTTTCCAGAAGCTGGTGTTGGTGGAGAACACCAGACTGAGTGAGCAGTACTTGTCTATTGTGCAGAAGTTTGTGGTGTTCGACCTCGGCCTGACTCTGCTGCCGGTCAGTGGGCAGAGCGAGGCCTcgcagctcatcactcagatC GTCCACGGGGACAGCAGGGAGAACCCCTTCAGGAGGACGAGCTCCTCGCGGCTGTTGGACCCAGTGGTCCTGTCTCTCGTCCAGCAGGTCCCCGGGGTCGGCAGGGTCAAAGCTCTGGCCCTGCTGCAGCACTTCTCTAGCATCCGGCAGCTCTGCAACGCTGCCCCCTCTGAGCTGGAGCCCATCGTGGGTCAGGCAGCTGCTCAGCAAATCCACAGCTTCTTTAACAAACCCAGTGCTGCTGGAACATGA
- the dus2 gene encoding tRNA-dihydrouridine(20) synthase [NAD(P)+]-like — protein sequence MSAGRLSFSNITALAPMVRVGTLPMRLLALDYGADVVYCEELIDIKMAQCQRVVNEVLQTVDFVAPDERVMFRTCEREKDRVVFQMGTADPDRALIVARLVEKDVAAVDVNMGCPKEYSTKGGMGAALLSDPDKIEAILRKLVAGVSIPVTCKIRILPSLEETVSLVRRIERTGVTAVAVHGRFKDERPRHPVHCDYIQAAAQAVSIPVIANGGSLDLVKTNADVDEFKKATGASSVMLARAAMWNASVFNSGGPLPLERVMEEYLKYAIRYENHAFNTKYCLCQMLRDKVESPLGKQVQAAQTNAEISDAYGLQAFYQLTQEQLQARRDALQSSSQPDRPVLDGDVTTMAVRFERREYPPQITPKMFLLEWSRREKLEQPLYETVQRSQDRAFQSTVTVADKSYRPSLWEKSKKFAEQAAAIVCLRVLGIPEGRIGEEDSGLVCKRKREGKANGATTEEESSKKRHVAEIRQETSESPVVANGDHRKPPEQP from the exons ATGTCGGCAGGCAGGCTGAGCTTCAGTAACATCACCGCCCTGGCTCCCATGGTCCGGGTGGGGACTCTGCCCATGAGGCTGCTGGCTCTGGACTACGGAGCAGATGTGGTTTACTGCGAG GAGCTGATTGACATCAAGATGGCCCAGTGTCAGAGGGTGGTGAACG aggtTCTGCAGACGGTGGACTTCGTGGCTCCAGATGAGCGAGTGATGTTCAGGACgtgtgagagggagaaggaTAGAGTCGTCTTCCAGATg gggACTGCCGACCCAGACCGAGCGCTGATCGTGGCCCGACTTGT GGAGAAGGACGTGGCCGCGGTCGACGTGAATATGGGCTGTCCGAAGGAATACTCCACTAAG GGCGGGATGGGAGCTGCTCTTTTGTCAGACCCCGACAAGATCGAAGCG ATCCTCAGGAAGCTCGTCGCAGGCGTCTCCATCCCAGTGACGTGTAAAATCCGAATCCTGCCCTCG TTGGAGGAAACCGTCAGTCTGGTGCGGAGGATCGAGAGGACCGGCGTCACCGCTGTCGCCGTCCACGGCAG GTTTAAAGACGAGCGTCCCAGACACCCCGTCCACTGCGACTACATCCAGGCCGCCGCTCAGGCCGTCTCCATCCCCGTCATCGCCAA CGGAGGATCTCTGGACCTGGTGAAGACCAACGCCGACGTGGACGAGTTCAAGAAGGCGACCGGCGCCTCGTCCGTCATGTTGGCTCGCGCCGCCATGTGGAACGCATCGGTGTTCAACAGCGGGGGGCCACTTCCTCTGGAGAGGGTCATGGAGGAATACCTCAAATAT GCGATCCGGTACGAGAACCACGCCTTCAACACAAAGTACTGTCTGTGTCAGATGCTCCGAGACAAGGTGGAGTCTCCTCTGGGGAAGCAGGTGCAGGCGGCTCAGACCAACGCCGAGATCAG CGACGCGTACGGGCTGCAGGCGTTCTACCAGCTGAcccaggagcagctgcaggccAGGAGGGACGCcctgcagagcagcagccagcCCGACAGGCCCGTCCTGGACGGGGACGTCACCACCATGGCGGTCAGGTTTGAACG gaGGGAGTACCCACCTCAGATCACTCCTAAGATGTTCCTGCTGGAGTGGAGCCGCAGAGAGAAACTGGAGCAGCCGCTGTACGAGACG gtgcagCGCTCTCAGGATCGAGCCTTCCAGTCGACTGTGACTGTAGCTGACAAGAGCTACAGACCTTCACTGTG GGAGAAGTCGAAGAAATTCGCGGAGCAAGCGGCCGCCATCGTCTGCCTGCGAGTTCTGGGGATACCGGAGGGTCGGATCGGCGAGGAAGACTCCGGCCTGGTCtgcaagaggaagagggaggggaaggcGAACGGCgccaccacagaagaagagagcagCAAGAAACGACACGTAGCTGAAATCCGACAGGAAACCTCAGAGTCCCCTGTGGTTGCCAACGGCGACCATCGTAAACCCCCAGAGCAGCCGTAG